In Salvia miltiorrhiza cultivar Shanhuang (shh) unplaced genomic scaffold, IMPLAD_Smil_shh fragScaff_scaffold_79, whole genome shotgun sequence, the sequence AACAAATCCCTTCATTTACTGTTCCAATCAAAGCCCATCTCAATCTTTCTTAACACCACCAAACAAGCCCTTCTCCAACACCCAATCTTGGATCATAACTTGTGAATTGATAGGCTCATCGGTAGGCACAAGATGCCCTGCATTCAACACCACAACATTGCTAAATCTCTCCCACCTCTGCACATACCCTGCTACCAACCCACCCACCCTCCACACCTCCCTCTCGGCCTCCAAGAAGCCTTTGATCCCCTCCCACCTCATCTCCTTCACCCAGACCGACGTCGAAACGACGCCGTCCCTGAGGTCGACCTGCCCCTGATACAGCAGCACCTTAGTCCTCTTCACCACGAACTCCATCATGGGCCTCACGCTCTTCATTATGTCCTCGTGCAGCGCGGCCGCCACCGCGCTGCTGCACAGCACAAACGTCATGTTATCTCTCACGCGCAGCGCCCGCTTCACCTCGGCGTCGTTGAGGAAGCTCACCACCACCCTGTTCGGGTAGGGGCTCAGCCTCCTGACGTTGTAGAGCGTGGCCAGGCCCGTCATGTTGGTCAGCGTCGCCAGCACATCTGCTCTCGAATCCGCTGCGTCGCTCCATTTTCGATTCTTGATCAATGCAACAGTCTGTAGCTGCTTCTTTTCCAGAAGGGCTGCTTGCTTCTCGTTGATCAGTCCGAAATGGAAGGCGGTGATGGCGTGGTCTTGGACTTGGATCTCCGGGTCGGTGAGGCCGTTTCCGATGGCTACGCCGGCCAGGTTGAGCCTCTCTCCGCGAGGCAATATTGCATTTTTCTTGAGAATGTAGTAGCCTAATGCCGGGAGGTATTTGCCGGCGTAGCTCTCTCCGGTGAGGTAGATGGGCCGGGTTTTGAACGACTTGTCGAGGGATATGAACTTGGTGATCGCGTCGAAGAGGTGCTTAGCGACGGCGTTTTGGTCGCGAGGTATTTCATCAGGTGTAGCAGCTATGCTGAAGCCGGTGCCAATGGGGTTGTCAATGAAAAGTAGGCCAAAGAGCTTGTTCCAAGAGCTTGGATTGGGCTCCAGCTTGACTTGTTGGTTTACGAGCCACGGGCCGAGCTCGAACAAGTTGGCGAGCATTGAGGAGCAGCCCGGGCCGCCTTGGAGCCAGATCAAGATTGGGGTTTGGGAAATTGGTGTGTTTGGGGGAGGGGTTTGGGCTTCGTAGTATGTGTAGAACATGGCGGAGCCGCTGCTCGAGTTGACGGTTAGGTAGCCGGATTTGGTGGGGAGGGCTTCTTTGGGGTAGGGTATGGCGGCGGcggagatgatgaagatgaggaggaggaggaggaggagaagtGGTGATGGAGAAGCCAtggatgggagtgtggtgaagtTGGAAGTGTGGTGTGTGCTCTTATTTATAGGATGCTATAAGAGTAAATTTAATTTGACTTGTTCTTGTCTAacttatttaatttgaaatgGTTGATGCCTTTATTTTCTTTGACTATTGCCAAATTTCAACTGAGTTGAGTAGGCTTTGGAAAATCTGTCTTTGTGCATGCTTTATGATCTCCTTTGACTATTTGATTAATCTACACAAATtgaaaggaaataaaaaatggaTTTGTGAAATCATGTGCATAATTTAGTTGACCTTTGAAAATAGGGCCAATtcatagtattttatttttattgaaattgtGGTGGTTCAATGCAAAAATATTTGCTTTCATTCCAATGTCAAACTCAAACATGAGGCGCAATAAATGCAAAAGGACAATTCGTGAAGAGTAAATTAGATACTCTCCCGAGTTTATGCACACATATTGACaagcttctttttttttatcaatagtAACTTTGATTAACGATAAGTAATTTTTAATGAAGTTTGGTGGGAACCGATAAAAGAAATCTTGGTGAGGAGATCATTGTGAAATAGaagaattataaatttttaaattttaatatatataatgatatgAGTTAAATGAAGTTTTTTTGGCATTCTAATTTAAAACATCACACTATATATTATAGGattaatatgcaaaaacacccCTAACGTTACCACCCCAATTACACTTAAGCCCCTAACATAACGTTGATAGCAACTAACACCCCAAAGTTCATTAAGTACTACAATTAAACCCATAAACAAAATTTCTatcaaaaaattaagaaattcattttttttaaaatttatataatatataaaggggaagttttctccctccattttttcccaccattttttctctctcttctcccatcaattttttcatataaataaatattttcatacacagacataaataaaagaattgtaaaattttaacaaagagaaagaaaatagaatattttaaaattttaataacttatttattttaaatatatttttaataatttttatatcaaattaaatattttgttacaaacttaaacataagatgcttattaaatatttcttcataaattaaatttgatattatttagaaaagtagtaaaattgtaaaagaaaaaagagatgaaaaataatgaaaaattgataggagaagagagagaaaaaatggtggaaaaaatggagggagaaactcctcttttatatatatattatatagactaaaaaaatgaattttttaatttcgtGAAAGAAATTATTTGCTTATGGATTTAGTTGTAGTACTTAATGAACTTTGTGGTGTTAGTTGCTATCAACGTTAGGTTAGGGGCTTAAGTGCAGTTGAGGTGGTAATATTAGCggtgtttttgcatattaaccctGTATTATAACTGACTTGAACATCAAAAACGACACATCATAAAAACAGATAAACAATTTTACTTTGCCTATTTTTGGTGGAAATCGAGTCAAAATTATGCTTAATTCCACATCAGCTCATaaaggaaaaatgaaaaagtaatTTGCATACTTAAATGTGTACCTACTTATAACAATTTTTAAACTTTACCTACTACTTATAACAATTAGTAGGACTATTTATTTTCATTACATTTCAATCTTAAAATCCTAAGATCTaccttttttaaaataaaaggtaTATATTTACACTCTAACGTAAATAAAATGAAGGGTCATTTTTTAACAGAGAAAGTTCAAAAAGATGCACGAAACTTATTTGATGCCCAAATGTATAAACTCATCACGATTAAAAATAGTCTATTTTATCAATAATCTTTTAACACTCTCATAGGTTTGATGGAAGAGTAAAagataaaaatgtaaatttgaAGAAGATGAAAGTGAAATCTGAAAACAAAAGCCAGATTCAAGAAAAACACTTACCAGTTCTAAAAGTCAATATCaggattgaaaaataaaaaaatacaggTAACTTGAATTGTATTTATATACAATTCTTTTCTCCATTATATTTTAGTGAGGCTTGAGCCAAGGCACATTGTTAATAGGTCTTGGTAGATTTAGACAATAAACTGTAAATAGGGATCTTATATTCAAAATAGAGGAGGCTATTCATGTTTTCCTAACATGATATTCTTTATGCTAAGCTTTAATTTGCGactttatttttctaatttaattttatttttcacaattcgctGTTGAGATTCTCTCTATCCACGTCCATGGAACATCTTCTTAATATTCATTTTCATTCCTCCACAAAACATTTTTCCAATCCATTTTTTAAATTAACTTCACTATCAATTTTgcaattttcacatatttacacACATTGTCACTAATAGATCCTccactttttattttaattggattATTAATCACTATCATCACTTTTttaatcattattttttaagtttatGCAAAACAATTTTCACTTAttgaatatataattaattgttCTTAAAAACTCGTGTTAACTCGCTTAAAGAAGATGTTTGGTGGACTGAGGATCACATAAGAATTCGTATAAATATGTTTAAAATCTATACGTTGTGCATCGtgaaataaatcaaaaaaaaaaacattgctCGACGGCAATGGTGACGTACTAGAGAGTTTgaaaattatagaaaaaatgaaagaaaatgacaATTAGAAGTTTTAAAGCGGCAATCatgcatattattattattagtcaaAAAATTGGACTTAAATTGAATTAAGAAGCAAAAGATGACCAATTTATGTCATGTCATGGCCTCATTAACTGCATCTTAATATCTTCCAAAACAAATGAGTCATCAATTTGGAATTTGAAGGAATGCTTTACATGTTATCTAATTCAAACTTATCAAAATCCttaaaaaatgttgaaagtaaaagaaatggaatttatatgttttattaaaaaaattaaaattatgagaCGGTTAATTCAAATCTAGAACTCTAATTATTCATCtgtcaatttaattatttgaccCAAGTGGCCAAGTGCAAGTCTAAATGAATAGGGGTACttaattaatttactaattGTTAATTATTTGATCCTAGTGCAAGTCTAAATAAATAGGGAGTACTCAATTAAGAGTGCATTGAAAATTACCACttacaaataataaaaataaaaattatggaCTCCTTAAATAAgagtgaatttaaattttaaagctTAAATTCACTACCATTAgatattcagttgtgaattcgagttttaaagcttaaattcacaactagaaatagtgttggttgtgaattcgaatttaaaaactcgaattcacaactaatactgcgaattcagttgtgaattcaagaacattaacaaTTCATATTCGTAGCTTCAGAATTTGAATCTTGATGCCAAAAATTTACAAAATAGAAATGCACGAATCTACAAAACATAACAACAAAATCTATATAATTTTACAAAagcaaaaaaatgaaagaaacgCAGAAATCACGTAAACCCACGAACTACAAATTTAGAAAATCACATAAACGCATTGATTCGGCCGCTCCCCAAACTCCAGTATCtaaaaaagcaataaaattgcTTCCAAATTCAAATCACTATGCACGTAGCCTGAAATCATAGCATTCCACCAATGAAGCTGAATATCTCCGCATTTGGATTACAAAGGATGAACGGCAATTCGAGATTAATGGAAGAATCATCCACGAATAAGAAGAATAAAGAAGAACAAAATTGTTCAAATATTGGGAAGATAGTTTTGACGAAAATTCCAAATTAATGACAAGATATTTTAGActttttacataaaaatttactactttcgtcccataaaaatatgcatagtttttctttttcgtaTGTCCCATAAAAACAGGCATAGCTCATTTATAGTAATTTTCacactaaacatcacaatcaatgtgtAACTCGTTCTCCACTCACACTACACTTTACatgatttcttaaaatccgtatcATCCAATacaatgcatatttttatgaaatttttatGGGATGGATAaagtattaaattttaatttatttatttaaataaataaatttcaagtttattaTAATGAAATGGTCAATTTCGTATATTGAGCCCTTAGTTAATGTTAATTGTTaacaaaaataagtaaaatgaAACTCGAAAGATTTTGGAGCGATTTGGGCCTGCAAAAGCATGGAACTATTAATAGGGCTGttgatcggttcgggttcggttacccatacccgaattttcggttacctAAACCCAAAATTatcatatttcactaaccgttcccgaaccgttttaggtgttcggttacccaataaccgcttcggttatttgggtatccgaaatacccatttaaaaaattaaaattcaaataatttgctagatagatgatttgaaccttagtctctaaaaaatagataaagcaacttatccactagactaaagcttattcttatactttaaatatatcataattttattttagctaagattcgatttttaaaaaaataaataaataaattaatgaattaataattaaaata encodes:
- the LOC131003147 gene encoding serine carboxypeptidase-like 50 gives rise to the protein MASPSPLLLLLLLLIFIISAAAIPYPKEALPTKSGYLTVNSSSGSAMFYTYYEAQTPPPNTPISQTPILIWLQGGPGCSSMLANLFELGPWLVNQQVKLEPNPSSWNKLFGLLFIDNPIGTGFSIAATPDEIPRDQNAVAKHLFDAITKFISLDKSFKTRPIYLTGESYAGKYLPALGYYILKKNAILPRGERLNLAGVAIGNGLTDPEIQVQDHAITAFHFGLINEKQAALLEKKQLQTVALIKNRKWSDAADSRADVLATLTNMTGLATLYNVRRLSPYPNRVVVSFLNDAEVKRALRVRDNMTFVLCSSAVAAALHEDIMKSVRPMMEFVVKRTKVLLYQGQVDLRDGVVSTSVWVKEMRWEGIKGFLEAEREVWRVGGLVAGYVQRWERFSNVVVLNAGHLVPTDEPINSQVMIQDWVLEKGLFGGVKKD